Proteins from a genomic interval of Symmachiella macrocystis:
- a CDS encoding FMN-binding negative transcriptional regulator yields MYVPPAFAEMDTTVLHDFMVQNSFATLVSVAKPSAVASHLPLLLDRSTGPYGRLIGHMARANPHWEQADGQEVLAIFTGPHAYISPSWYHVKNAVPTWNYIAVHAYGTFRLNDNRDRTLEIVRDSVESYEAKSKTPWSLGDADAEFIDRLLDAIVGFDFDIQRIEGAWKLSQNHAPERRQGVIHGLKDAGEEQQRQIAELMSSEPTNGDPSAGIAF; encoded by the coding sequence ATGTATGTTCCGCCGGCATTTGCAGAGATGGATACAACTGTTCTGCATGATTTTATGGTGCAAAACAGCTTTGCGACACTTGTATCCGTGGCCAAACCATCGGCGGTTGCCTCACACCTTCCGTTGCTTTTAGATCGCAGCACAGGACCATACGGACGTTTGATTGGGCATATGGCTCGGGCGAACCCGCACTGGGAGCAAGCGGATGGCCAAGAGGTTTTGGCGATTTTCACCGGCCCGCACGCCTATATCTCTCCCTCTTGGTATCACGTCAAAAACGCCGTCCCCACCTGGAATTACATAGCGGTTCATGCCTACGGTACATTCCGGCTCAACGACAATCGCGACCGAACATTGGAAATCGTTCGCGATTCCGTGGAGTCCTATGAGGCAAAGTCAAAAACGCCTTGGTCACTGGGAGACGCTGATGCGGAGTTCATCGACCGTCTGCTCGATGCGATTGTGGGCTTCGATTTTGATATTCAGCGTATCGAAGGAGCATGGAAACTCAGCCAAAACCATGCCCCAGAGCGACGCCAAGGTGTCATTCACGGTTTGAAGGATGCGGGCGAAGAACAGCAACGACAAATCGCTGAGCTGATGTCGTCAGAGCCTACCAATGGCGATCCGAGCGCGGGAATTGCATTTTGA
- the cax gene encoding calcium/proton exchanger gives MDFRKIGVLNALLVFVPVAIGLKFAGAPGMWVFIVSGIAIVPLAGLMGKSTEILADKLGAGWGGLLNATFGNAAELIIALFALHRGMIEVVKSSITGSILGNVLLVLGASFLAGGLKFSRQKFNFTAAGMSATLLALAAIGLVVPAMFHVHLELFHTKANEQTLSLEIAVVLFVVYVLMLIFSLITHKHLYAGDHDEGPVDADGFAAVEPNWSSKTALSVLVGATVFVALMSEFLVGSIEEARLAMGLTETFVGLIVVAIVGNAAEHSTAVLVALKNRMELSYHIAVGSALQIALFVAPVLVFAGYLPGFPRMNLVFSMLEVMAIVVSVMVVGLVAFDGESNWLEGLLLLAVYLILAIAFFNLPEPEPHENARAVIEQPAGVLSWILPDCGGDWLRRV, from the coding sequence ATGGATTTTCGCAAAATCGGCGTCTTGAATGCATTGTTGGTTTTCGTGCCCGTGGCGATCGGTTTGAAATTCGCCGGTGCTCCAGGGATGTGGGTTTTCATCGTGTCGGGCATTGCCATCGTTCCGCTCGCCGGGTTGATGGGCAAAAGTACCGAGATCCTGGCTGACAAGTTGGGAGCCGGTTGGGGAGGGTTGCTGAATGCGACCTTCGGTAACGCAGCGGAATTGATCATCGCCCTGTTCGCCTTGCACCGAGGCATGATTGAGGTCGTGAAGTCCTCGATTACGGGAAGTATCCTGGGAAACGTGTTGCTGGTCTTGGGGGCCAGTTTTCTGGCCGGGGGACTAAAGTTTTCGCGTCAGAAATTCAATTTCACCGCTGCCGGCATGTCGGCCACGCTGTTGGCGCTGGCGGCGATCGGTCTGGTCGTGCCGGCGATGTTTCACGTCCATTTGGAGTTGTTCCATACCAAGGCCAACGAGCAAACCTTGAGTCTCGAAATCGCCGTCGTGCTGTTTGTCGTCTATGTGTTGATGCTGATTTTTAGCCTGATCACGCACAAGCACCTCTATGCGGGGGACCATGACGAAGGTCCTGTCGATGCGGACGGATTTGCCGCTGTCGAGCCAAATTGGTCCAGCAAAACAGCGCTGTCTGTGCTGGTGGGCGCGACCGTATTTGTGGCGCTGATGAGCGAATTCCTTGTCGGCAGCATCGAGGAGGCCCGGCTGGCGATGGGATTGACCGAAACCTTTGTCGGCCTGATCGTCGTCGCCATCGTCGGCAACGCGGCTGAACATTCCACAGCTGTATTGGTCGCGCTGAAGAATCGCATGGAACTCAGTTATCATATCGCCGTGGGTTCGGCGCTACAGATTGCCTTGTTCGTCGCGCCTGTGCTGGTCTTTGCCGGTTATCTTCCCGGTTTTCCCCGCATGAATCTAGTATTCAGCATGCTGGAAGTCATGGCGATTGTCGTCTCGGTGATGGTAGTGGGGCTGGTCGCCTTTGACGGTGAGTCCAACTGGCTGGAGGGGTTGTTGCTGTTGGCCGTCTATTTGATTTTGGCAATCGCGTTTTTCAATCTACCCGAACCCGAGCCGCACGAAAACGCCCGCGCGGTCATCGAGCAACCGGCGGGCGTGCTGTCTTGGATTTTACCAGATTGCGGCGGTGACTGGCTCCGTCGCGTTTAA
- a CDS encoding Ig domain-containing protein has protein sequence MITFDCEGCRQTLNAPERLAGRRMKCPGCEHPVEVPALDDVVEDAADGIELTPMPEKVVDKSSLEFDAAPSSYTARRTNKSSQGTIVVLVLLLGLSAIGGFAFYKMRADGAQLTLPLVNSEIVQELQPISFTIAAGLPAGWNGRVRYELVTAPPGATLDPDAGTFAWTPSEAQGPGEYDFTIRASSEDASAKPAEVSFSFEVLELNESPKIAPLEILTVDSERPLEFRIEAHDPDIPAAKLELRIADGAPPEVKFDAATGEFRWTPKSKDEGREFTVIFEASEGEGGLKTTEVAHIHVRAPLSPTERIFEQWRAAGGEVQFQEYGSPLPIQGSAQVVTLNDEPVTVFEFGEDVSRMAAAVLIKKAIQPAGEGATEPNLRFFQRERLVIVYAGDDAEVLKQLTTQLQTPFATGIFPAKEPEPQPDTKPSTDDTQPVRNTAQSELDDRVYQLFEDKRLLVSKRYPELREAYADNFEKSQAATIQAAFGDQHVEMTAWLDEQTNIKQLLYTAINPDTDNVEQALRLFAELKQQFPKQIVPYANLAIAIAVTWDGENSRGIYDYGRHQRRVHAEMPDDLVGAVENFRYFVDAKKIMQGRAQYLPWEFLTHLVNHRTPLAERQWAMSNYLAQRIGMGKCYSDVPYDDEMLKTDDRICKMDGKEYTLANLKEWGGVCAQQADFAARVGKSLGVPAAYVRGEGNSGGFHAWVMWIELKRVTPESIDFELLSHGRYRMDQYYVGELYDPQSNQKITDRELELRLHVIGSNPQAHRQAALVMRAYPMIRERAEMDTTQQLVFLRKVADLCPGLPETWDALAAMSREGLITKKHSRQMDRSLELFFTTYAGYPDFTWTIFDDLIAHHPQSKDRLASYNRLVGMYEAAGRPDLACEARLKMSDDLVKADEPQAAIEGLAFTISKFADEGRYVPRMLDRLEEICATVPGTDPRLVEFYQQFLPTIPTHRGNSPSDYCVAMLRRGIAFFEAHQQPELAKQFQSRLAKLETSQ, from the coding sequence ATGATCACTTTCGATTGCGAGGGGTGTCGTCAGACGCTGAATGCTCCAGAGCGTTTGGCAGGGCGGCGGATGAAATGCCCCGGTTGCGAGCACCCGGTTGAAGTCCCGGCACTGGACGATGTCGTGGAAGATGCAGCGGACGGCATTGAGTTGACACCGATGCCGGAAAAGGTTGTGGACAAATCCTCGCTCGAATTTGATGCCGCTCCATCAAGCTATACCGCGCGGCGGACGAATAAATCGTCGCAAGGCACGATCGTGGTCTTGGTGTTGCTTCTGGGGCTCTCCGCGATCGGCGGATTCGCGTTTTACAAAATGCGAGCCGATGGTGCTCAATTGACGCTGCCGCTTGTGAACAGCGAAATCGTGCAGGAATTGCAACCGATCTCGTTCACCATCGCCGCCGGCTTACCGGCGGGTTGGAACGGCCGCGTGCGCTATGAACTCGTCACCGCTCCCCCCGGAGCAACACTTGATCCCGACGCCGGCACATTCGCTTGGACGCCGTCCGAGGCACAGGGGCCGGGGGAATATGACTTCACGATACGGGCCTCGTCCGAAGATGCATCGGCGAAACCGGCTGAAGTCTCGTTTTCCTTCGAGGTGCTGGAGCTGAATGAGTCACCCAAGATCGCGCCGCTGGAGATCCTCACAGTGGATTCGGAACGGCCACTCGAATTTCGTATTGAAGCCCATGACCCGGATATTCCTGCAGCAAAGCTTGAACTGCGGATTGCCGACGGGGCGCCGCCCGAGGTAAAGTTTGATGCAGCGACCGGCGAGTTTCGCTGGACCCCCAAGTCTAAAGATGAGGGCCGCGAGTTCACCGTCATTTTTGAAGCGTCCGAAGGCGAAGGAGGGCTGAAAACCACGGAAGTCGCACACATTCACGTTCGCGCGCCGCTCAGTCCCACCGAACGAATTTTCGAACAGTGGCGAGCCGCCGGCGGCGAGGTGCAATTCCAGGAGTACGGTTCACCGCTCCCGATCCAAGGATCGGCCCAAGTGGTGACCCTCAATGACGAACCGGTCACAGTTTTTGAATTTGGCGAAGATGTCTCCCGCATGGCGGCAGCGGTCCTGATCAAGAAGGCCATCCAACCGGCCGGCGAGGGGGCGACGGAACCGAACCTGCGTTTTTTCCAACGTGAGCGACTGGTCATCGTCTATGCAGGAGACGACGCCGAGGTACTGAAGCAGTTGACGACGCAATTGCAAACTCCGTTTGCCACGGGAATTTTCCCCGCCAAAGAACCGGAACCGCAGCCCGACACCAAGCCGTCCACCGATGACACACAGCCGGTCCGTAATACAGCGCAAAGCGAGTTGGATGATCGTGTGTATCAGCTGTTCGAGGACAAACGCCTGTTGGTGTCCAAACGGTACCCCGAATTGCGCGAAGCCTATGCGGATAATTTTGAAAAGTCTCAAGCAGCAACGATCCAAGCGGCCTTTGGCGATCAACATGTCGAGATGACTGCTTGGCTCGACGAACAGACGAATATCAAACAACTGCTGTATACGGCCATCAACCCGGATACGGACAATGTCGAGCAGGCGTTGCGGTTGTTCGCAGAATTGAAGCAGCAATTCCCCAAACAGATCGTGCCCTATGCCAATTTGGCGATCGCGATTGCCGTCACGTGGGACGGCGAAAACAGCCGGGGAATTTATGATTATGGACGTCACCAACGGCGCGTGCATGCCGAGATGCCTGATGACCTGGTGGGGGCTGTGGAAAATTTCCGGTATTTTGTTGACGCTAAAAAAATCATGCAGGGCCGCGCGCAATATTTGCCGTGGGAGTTTTTGACGCACCTAGTCAATCACCGCACCCCGCTAGCGGAACGTCAATGGGCGATGTCAAACTACCTCGCCCAACGCATCGGCATGGGTAAATGCTATAGCGACGTGCCGTACGATGACGAAATGCTGAAGACCGACGACCGCATCTGCAAGATGGACGGCAAAGAGTATACATTGGCCAACTTGAAAGAATGGGGCGGCGTGTGCGCGCAACAGGCGGATTTTGCAGCCCGGGTCGGTAAGAGTCTGGGTGTGCCGGCCGCCTATGTGCGGGGTGAGGGCAACTCGGGTGGATTCCATGCCTGGGTGATGTGGATTGAATTGAAACGGGTCACACCGGAGTCAATCGACTTTGAATTACTCTCGCATGGTCGATACCGAATGGATCAATACTATGTCGGCGAACTCTATGATCCTCAATCGAATCAGAAAATAACCGATCGTGAATTGGAGTTACGACTGCATGTCATCGGCAGCAACCCGCAGGCCCACAGGCAGGCGGCCTTGGTGATGCGGGCCTATCCGATGATTCGTGAACGTGCTGAAATGGATACCACACAGCAATTGGTCTTTTTGCGCAAGGTCGCCGATTTGTGTCCGGGGCTTCCCGAAACCTGGGACGCGCTCGCCGCGATGTCCCGTGAGGGTTTGATCACCAAGAAACATTCGCGACAGATGGATCGGTCGTTGGAATTGTTCTTTACAACCTATGCCGGCTACCCCGATTTCACCTGGACGATTTTTGACGACCTGATCGCGCATCACCCGCAATCCAAAGACCGCCTCGCTTCATACAACCGTTTGGTCGGCATGTACGAAGCCGCAGGACGTCCCGATTTGGCGTGCGAGGCGCGGCTAAAAATGAGTGACGACCTCGTGAAAGCAGATGAACCACAAGCAGCGATCGAAGGTTTGGCATTTACGATCAGCAAATTCGCCGACGAAGGCCGCTACGTACCGCGGATGCTCGACCGCTTAGAAGAAATCTGCGCGACCGTACCGGGAACCGATCCGCGATTGGTCGAATTCTACCAACAGTTTTTGCCCACGATTCCCACGCATCGCGGCAACTCGCCGAGCGACTATTGCGTCGCCATGTTGCGCCGCGGCATTGCATTTTTCGAAGCGCACCAACAGCCCGAATTGGCCAAACAATTTCAAAGTCGCCTCGCGAAACTCGAAACCAGTCAGTGA
- a CDS encoding hybrid sensor histidine kinase/response regulator, with product MLILGEDNQQVGALADQLRGAYEPIVPGSMEAGLAELRKDDVSGVCLVCDDKDALSAAALLLQHGGILQQIPDGLVLLDASLEIVWCNPRFQQLAESDEPEVVGRGFYDVFGTPDILGPDFCPFHTALGSGTASKSTLRIGERSYYQVQATPVLTPGQAAPNMVVVLVRDISAETLQQQKLNAIYQAGLELGDLAPQEILEMSVDDRIELLKSKIVNYTQDLLEFETVEIRLVDQATKRLEPLLVSGMEELAADRELHAKPQGNGVTGFVAATGKSYLCEDTANDPLYLPGAPNARSSLTVPLILHDQILGTFNVESPRPGAFTENDLQFLELFSREVAVALNTLELLVAEKMTTASESINAILREVARPVDEVINDAARVLDRYIGHEPKVTERLQRILKHTRDIKQLIQKVGDAITPKGSNPSMPPRPQRPKLRGKRILVADDDDSVREAAHELLGRFGCEVETAHNGDEALLMTRSFQYDAVLADIRLPDMTGYECFCQLRNIQSDLPVILMTGFGYDPDHSIVKARQAGLKAVLYKPFRIDQLLDEVEAACCNSVENTIHAD from the coding sequence ATGTTAATCCTTGGGGAGGACAACCAACAAGTTGGTGCACTGGCCGACCAACTCCGTGGTGCGTACGAACCCATTGTCCCTGGTTCCATGGAAGCGGGCCTTGCTGAGCTTCGCAAGGACGATGTCTCTGGCGTCTGTTTAGTTTGCGACGACAAAGACGCGCTGTCAGCGGCAGCGTTGCTGTTACAGCACGGAGGAATTCTACAACAGATTCCTGATGGGCTGGTCTTGCTCGATGCATCGCTCGAAATCGTGTGGTGTAACCCACGTTTTCAACAACTCGCTGAATCCGACGAACCGGAAGTCGTGGGACGCGGGTTTTATGATGTGTTTGGAACCCCCGACATTCTCGGACCGGACTTTTGTCCGTTTCATACGGCGCTCGGTTCGGGGACTGCTTCTAAAAGTACATTGCGTATTGGCGAGCGCTCTTACTATCAAGTTCAGGCGACACCGGTCCTCACGCCGGGACAAGCCGCGCCGAACATGGTGGTGGTACTCGTTCGTGATATTTCGGCTGAGACGTTGCAACAACAAAAACTCAATGCCATCTATCAGGCCGGGTTGGAGTTGGGTGATTTAGCGCCGCAAGAAATTTTGGAGATGTCGGTCGACGATCGCATCGAATTGCTCAAATCAAAAATCGTCAACTACACACAGGATCTCCTGGAATTTGAAACGGTTGAGATCCGTTTGGTGGATCAAGCGACAAAGCGGCTGGAACCGCTGCTTGTTTCCGGGATGGAAGAGTTAGCGGCCGATCGAGAATTGCATGCCAAGCCTCAAGGCAATGGTGTGACCGGTTTCGTGGCGGCTACAGGCAAAAGCTATCTCTGCGAAGACACGGCCAACGACCCGCTGTATTTGCCCGGCGCGCCGAACGCACGCAGTTCGCTGACCGTCCCTTTAATTCTCCATGATCAAATCCTGGGAACCTTCAACGTCGAAAGTCCCCGCCCCGGCGCATTCACTGAAAACGACCTGCAGTTCTTGGAGTTGTTCAGCCGCGAAGTGGCCGTCGCCTTGAATACCCTGGAGTTGTTGGTGGCGGAGAAAATGACGACCGCCAGCGAAAGTATCAACGCCATTTTGCGAGAAGTCGCCCGACCGGTCGATGAAGTCATCAACGACGCCGCCCGCGTATTGGACCGCTACATCGGACACGAACCGAAGGTGACCGAACGGCTGCAGCGGATTTTGAAACACACCCGCGACATCAAGCAGTTGATTCAAAAAGTGGGGGATGCGATTACGCCCAAAGGCTCGAATCCTTCGATGCCCCCGCGACCGCAACGGCCGAAATTGCGGGGCAAACGGATTTTGGTCGCCGACGACGACGACAGCGTCCGCGAAGCCGCTCACGAATTGTTGGGCCGTTTCGGCTGCGAAGTGGAGACTGCGCACAACGGCGACGAAGCCTTGTTGATGACCCGCAGTTTCCAATACGACGCGGTGCTGGCCGATATTCGCCTGCCCGACATGACCGGTTATGAATGTTTTTGTCAACTGCGTAATATCCAATCGGACCTGCCGGTGATTTTGATGACGGGTTTCGGCTACGATCCCGATCACTCAATCGTCAAAGCACGGCAAGCGGGCCTCAAAGCGGTGCTCTACAAACCATTCCGCATCGACCAACTGCTCGACGAAGTCGAAGCCGCCTGCTGCAACTCGGTCGAAAATACGATCCACGCCGATTAG
- a CDS encoding bifunctional transcriptional activator/DNA repair enzyme AdaA → MSTIPLPTDDEMYQALLRSDSEYDGLFFVAVKTTGIFCRPTCTAKKPLRKNVSFFANTTDAIAAGYRACKRCRPLDVAGRTPAWLDELMERVDVDPLRRWTNQEIRALGVDRARVNRWFKANHGLTFLSYLRCRRLAGALAQLSVGDDPTTVAFDAGYDSLSGFRDAFQKWFGTTPGQIDNSGAVLTVNRIPTPLGPMIAAADNDHLHLLEFADRRMLETQIKRLSARLKCRFLPGDNRLIEQTAYEVTEYFAGSRQDFDVPIRPLGTSFQQQIWELLLTIPYGETSSYERLAVAAQNPRAHRAVGRANGDNRLAIIIPCHRVVRSDGQLGGYGGGLRRKEWMLWHERAILRGDSQG, encoded by the coding sequence ATGAGCACAATCCCACTTCCCACTGATGATGAAATGTATCAAGCCCTGTTGCGGTCCGATTCGGAGTATGACGGCCTGTTTTTTGTGGCTGTTAAGACCACCGGGATCTTCTGCCGTCCGACCTGCACGGCGAAGAAACCGTTGCGGAAAAATGTGTCGTTTTTCGCAAACACCACCGATGCGATTGCCGCCGGCTATCGCGCCTGCAAACGTTGCCGGCCGCTGGATGTGGCGGGGCGGACGCCCGCCTGGTTGGACGAGTTGATGGAACGTGTCGACGTCGATCCGCTGCGGCGGTGGACCAATCAGGAGATTCGCGCGCTGGGAGTCGACCGGGCCCGCGTCAATCGTTGGTTCAAAGCCAATCATGGTCTGACATTCCTCAGCTATTTGCGCTGCCGGCGTTTGGCAGGAGCGTTGGCGCAATTGTCGGTGGGGGATGATCCGACGACCGTCGCTTTCGATGCGGGGTACGATTCGCTGAGTGGATTTCGCGATGCCTTTCAAAAATGGTTCGGAACTACACCGGGACAAATCGACAACAGCGGCGCGGTCCTGACCGTCAACCGAATTCCCACCCCGCTCGGCCCCATGATCGCCGCCGCCGATAACGATCATCTGCACTTGCTGGAATTCGCCGACCGGCGGATGTTGGAAACACAGATCAAACGTTTGTCCGCACGATTGAAGTGCCGTTTTCTGCCGGGAGACAATCGGTTGATTGAACAGACCGCTTATGAAGTCACCGAATACTTCGCCGGCAGCCGCCAAGATTTTGACGTACCAATTCGTCCGCTAGGCACGTCGTTTCAACAACAGATCTGGGAGTTGCTGTTGACGATTCCCTATGGTGAGACGTCCAGCTATGAACGCCTTGCCGTGGCGGCGCAAAATCCCCGCGCGCACCGCGCCGTCGGTCGTGCGAATGGCGACAACCGTTTGGCGATCATCATTCCCTGCCATCGCGTGGTGCGCAGTGACGGGCAACTGGGCGGATATGGCGGCGGACTGCGTCGCAAGGAGTGGATGCTGTGGCACGAGCGAGCCATACTGCGAGGCGACTCTCAGGGCTGA
- a CDS encoding SMP-30/gluconolactonase/LRE family protein: protein MPEIECLWECHDGLGETPIWVPAEESLYWADHVGPALKPGDARRPTIRRLNIATGERKVWEMPEQVGSFGFRAGGGMIGGANSGFCTIDLQTGAFAAVADPEPDKPHNRLNDGKIDRRGRYWCGSMNTQLTDKSAHIYRLDPDFTCHKVAEDFSFVCSNGIAFAPDDTRMYFGDTKGGMIYVFDFDIDEGRIQNRRPFYKIEDPQPAIVDGATVDAEGYYWFALNLGGKILRINPQGRLDREIIMPIRSPTCVTFGGENYETLYVTSQQAFVTDEELTRHPQPGSLFAIHGLGVRGLPEPLFGG from the coding sequence ATGCCTGAGATCGAATGTCTCTGGGAATGTCACGACGGATTGGGCGAAACCCCCATCTGGGTGCCTGCGGAAGAGTCGCTCTACTGGGCTGATCATGTCGGTCCCGCTTTGAAACCGGGCGATGCGCGGCGGCCGACGATTCGGCGATTGAATATTGCGACCGGCGAACGCAAGGTTTGGGAGATGCCCGAACAGGTAGGCTCGTTTGGCTTTCGCGCGGGCGGAGGCATGATCGGGGGAGCGAATTCTGGGTTTTGTACAATCGATTTGCAGACCGGAGCGTTTGCAGCGGTCGCCGATCCCGAACCGGACAAACCCCACAACCGACTCAACGACGGCAAGATCGACCGCCGGGGACGGTATTGGTGCGGCAGCATGAATACGCAGCTCACCGACAAGTCCGCACATATCTATCGTTTGGATCCTGATTTCACCTGCCACAAAGTGGCGGAGGACTTCTCCTTCGTCTGCAGCAACGGAATCGCCTTTGCTCCCGATGACACGCGAATGTACTTCGGCGATACAAAAGGCGGCATGATCTATGTGTTCGATTTCGATATCGACGAGGGCCGCATTCAGAACCGCCGGCCGTTTTACAAAATCGAAGACCCGCAGCCGGCAATTGTCGATGGCGCCACCGTAGACGCAGAAGGGTATTATTGGTTTGCGTTAAATCTGGGCGGCAAAATCCTACGAATCAATCCGCAAGGCCGTCTTGACCGCGAGATTATAATGCCGATCCGCAGCCCCACGTGCGTGACTTTTGGCGGCGAGAATTATGAAACGCTCTACGTTACATCGCAGCAGGCTTTCGTGACCGACGAAGAATTAACCCGCCACCCACAACCTGGCAGCCTGTTCGCCATCCACGGCTTAGGTGTCCGCGGCTTACCGGAACCGCTGTTTGGCGGGTGA